The Heyndrickxia acidicola sequence ATTGGTGCCATGTGATGGAAAAGGAGTCCTTCGAGGACCAGGAAGTAGCAGATGTATTAAATGAACATTATATTTCGATAAAGGTAGACAGAGAGGAACGTCCGGATGTTGATTCGATATACATGAACGTTTGCCAGATGTTGACCGGGCAGGGAGGATGGCCGTTAAATGTATTTCTGACACCCGATCAGAAGCCTTTTTATGCCGGGACTTATTTTCCAAAGGAAAGCAAATATGGCCGTCCCGGATTAATGGATGTCCTACCTCAATTATCGGAAAGGTACCAAAATGATCTACTGGACATTGTCCGAATTGCTGATAAGATTACGAATGCTTTAAATGAGCGCTCTATGCTCCAGCCAGGGACAGATGTTGCAGAGGAGACAATTCATCAGGCCTATCAGCAAATAGCTCAAAGCTTTGATACAATATACGGCGGATTTGGGCCAGCACCTAAATTCCCAATGCCCCATCAACTGATGTTTTTGCTTCGCTATTTTAAATGGACAGGGACGGAGCTTGCATTGACTATGGTAGAAAGGACGCTTGACTCGATGATGAATGGCGGCATTTATGATCAAATCGGAGGCGGGTTTTCACGTTATTCGACGGATATGATGTGGCTAGTTCCTCATTTTGAAAAAATGCTCTATGACAATGCATTGCTACTTTATACTCTTTCAGAAACGTACCAGATTACAAGGGATCCCCGCTTGAAAAAAACGGCTACTGAACTGGTCGCTTTTATTGAGAGAGAGATGACATCTCCAAACGGTTCCTTTTACTCTGCACTTGATGCCGATAGTGAAGGAATAGAGGGCAAGTATTATGTGTGGGATGAACACGATATTTTTGCTATTTTGGATAATACTTTGGCTGAGTTATTTTGTGAGGTTTATGATATTTCACCAGAAGGAAACTTTGAAGGCAAGAGCATCCCAAATAAAATCAGCTCGAGGATAGAAAAAATAGCGGCAGCTAGAAATGAACCGATTCAGCAACTAGAAGAAAAATTGGAAAATGCCAAAAAGCAGCTATTAAAGGAAAGAGAAAAGCGTGTTTACCCGCATTTGGATGATAAAGTGTTAACCTCCTGGAATGGTCTCATGATGGCTGCTTTGGCAAAGGCCGGTGCGGTTTTTCAGGAAAAATCCTATATTCTCAAAGCAAGCAAAGCAGCTGCATTTATTGAATCAAATTTGTGGACAGGAACACAATTATATGCCCGTTTCCGGGATGGGGAGGTCAAGTATGCAGCCTATCTGGATGATCATGCTTACTTATTGTGGGGGTATCTTGATCTTTATGAGGCAGCTGGTGATGCCTGTTTTCTGGAAAAAGCGATACAGCTGAAGGAAATAATGTTCGATCGTTTCTGGGATGCAAAAGAAGGCGGTTTTTATTTTACAGATGATACCTCGGAAACACTCATATCCCGAGAAAAACAGGGATATGACGGAGCTTTGCCTTCAGGCAACAGCGTAGCTGCATTGCAGCTGTGGAAGCTTTCGAAGCTGATAGGGGATGAAGATCTGCTCAGAAAAGTAGAAAATCTGCTCTCAGCTTTCCAAAAGGAAATGGAAAGCTATCCTGGCGGAATGGTCTATATGCTGCAAGCACCACTTTCCATGTTTGGGGGCGGCAAAGAGATTTTTGTGTCAGGCAATGATCCTGTTAAAAGGGAGCAATTCTTGAATGAATTCAAATCCTTTTTTTTTCCTTTTGACAGTTGCGTTGAAGTAGATCCAAAAGCAAATATTGTTATTAGTGCTTGGAAAGATAAAATGAATCCAAAAGAAGAATTTGCATTATATATTTGTGAAAATTATGCTTGTCAGTTTCCTCTCACTTCTTTAGAAGAAGGCCTTAAAACACTGGCACCTTAATAAAAATGAATGAAAAGTGCATCCTAGGAAAAGCGAAGCTGGAAGCTTCGCTTTTTTAAAGGAGTGAAACGGATGCCTTATGTACAGCATGATGACCGGCGGCTATTTTATGAAATAATGGGAAGCGGAGTCCCTATACTGTTTATTCACCCGCCTGGCATGGGAAGGAAAACCTTTCAAAAACAAGAAAGCCTGCAAGCGTTTTATCGGTTGATTTTTATGGATTTGAGCGGGCATGGGGAAAGCTCGTGTCCTCAACGGCTGACTTTGCAAACCTTTATTGATGATGTTGAAGCAATAAGGAGCCACCTAAATATAGAGAACTTTTATTTGTTTGCATATTCTGCCGGAGGAATAGTAGCTCAGGAATATGCAATTCAATTTAGGAATAGAGTCAAGGGGCTGATGTTATCAGGAGGTTATCCAAAAGTCATGTCAAAACGTCTGGAAGCAGAGCATCATATCGGAATTTGGATGGCCGAAAAGCATCCTGTATGGCTATCACGACTGTTATCATACAGCCATTTTAGTGAAAAGGAACGGCAAAAAGAAATCTTTCAGCAAATGCTGAAAACCGATCCGCAAGTATGGATGCAATTTTATCAAATTTCGCTTCAGTATGATTGCCTTGACAGAATCAGCAGCATCAAGGCACGAATGATGCTTTTATATGGCACACAAGCAGACTCCGTTAATTATCATGCTCGATTCTATCCGAATATCATCGATACGGAAATCATTTTTATTCCACATGCAGAACATCAGCTGCCAACAAGAAAATCATTGCAGGTCAACCAGTTTATTGACCAGTTTATTAAAAACCAAGAATTATTTAACGATAAAAATATTATGTAAACCAAATGAACAAAATGAAAAACAGTGTATGCAGGATACACTGTTTTTTTATGGCAGCTAAAGCATTCAACTGGAAGTAGCAGTTGTTTTTTTGTTAGGATCTGTTTCCGGTCTTACCGCTTTGAAGGTTAGGCCGCCCGCAATTAAGCATAGTACAGCAAAGATGATAAACAAAAGGGTGGGGTTATGATTCATGAAATAAGCCATTAAAGGAGGGCCTGCTGCTACACCGATATATCTCATCGAGCTGTAAAGGGAGGATATGGTTCCCCTGACTTCCTTTTCAATGGCTTGATTAATTAAGGCATCCAGGCATGGCAGGCTTGCCCCTATGCCTATCCCGCATATTAAAAAGACAATTAAAAGATAAATGAATTGGTCTGAAAAACTGACAGCCAGTGTAGAAATTCCAGTCAGTATAATGCTTGAAAACGTAATCCATTTCATTACAACCATGTTGTCGTTTATGACTTTTCCGGCGATAAACGAGGCAAGGCATAATGCAGCAAGAGGGATGGCTAACAAAAAGCCTTTTTTCACCCCGTGGAAATGATAATTGTCCTCAAGAACATTGGACAAATAGAAAAGGACGGCAAATAAAATAAGCATTAAAATCGCTCCAATGGCAAATACCGATAAAAGCCACTTGCTTTCAACATGAAAAACTTCCTTTGTATTCTTTAAAAATTCTTTAAAGGTTGTACCTTTTTCTTCTTTCGAAGGTTTTTTGACCAAAAAAATAATTGACAAAACGGAGATAAGGCAAAATACAGGAAACCCGAAGAAGGGTAGGAACCAAATAAATCCTGCCAAAAAAGATCCCAATATCGGACTTAGGACTTTTCCGAAGGTGTTAGAGGTTTCAATAATTCCGAGTGTAGAACTAACATCTTTATCTTTTTTGAACATATCGCCTACTAACGGAAGAACAATCGGTGCCCCTCCAGCGGCGCCAATTCCCTGTAAAATTCGTCCAGTCAAAATCAAACCATACGGGCTATCCATCTTCCATGACGCCCATCCGGAAAGAAGGCCTCCCAATCCTGCGATAATTAATGAAGGAATGATGACAATTTTTCTTCCGAACCTATCGGAAAGATAACCCGCAACTGGAATAAGGAATATGGCAACGACAGAAAAAACAGTTATAATATAGCTTGATTGCAGTCTGGAAATATCAAGCTTTTTTTCCATTAGGGGCAGGACGGGAATGAGCATGGAATTCCCCAATGTCATAATTAATGGAATGGAGGATAAAGCAACAATTGCCCAGCGCTTTTGATGGATTTCTGATTCTCCGCTGCCGTTTGTCTCTATCTGGGAGTCATTTTGTTTCATTGTCCTTTTTCCTTTCTGTGTTGTGTCTACATTTTAATATTTGCTGGTTTTAATTTTTTATTAAAAAATTTATTTTTTTGGAGGCTATGGAATGGAAATTATAAGCTTAAGTATTGGAATGCCAAAAGAAGTTGACTATAACGGCCTTATGGTAACTACAGGGATTCAAAAGAAGACTGTTCAAGAAGCAGTTCTAACAGTGGATGGATTTAATGAGGACGGGGTAGCGAATACAAATTTTCATGGTGGGCCCGATCGAGCTGTGTGCTTTTATCCGTTTGAACACTATAAACAGTGGGAGAGAGAATTCAATGTTCCATTTCATCCACCTGCTTTTGGCGAAAATCTGACGGTTACAGGCATGGTGGAACAGGATCTTTATATTGGTGACATTCTTCAGGTGGGAGAAACCATATTGCAAATTACACAGCCTCGTGTGCCATGCTCCACAATATCCTGGCAAAATAAAAATACTCTTTTATTAAAAAGATTGGTTCATACCTGTTTTACTGGATATTTTACAAGGGTGTTGCAGGAAGGAATCATTTTTTCGGATTCTAAGGTTGTTAAACTGGAAGAATCACCTAAGAAAATCACTGTTTTTAATGTCCTCCATACGTATATGCATGATGCAAGAAACAAGGAAGCCGTTGACTCGATCCTCGAGGTAGATACGCTTGCACCTGCAATGCGGCAAATGCTAGAAAAAAAACGTACTCCATCCAGCTAATTACAAAATGTTTACTCATCATTATTGTTTCATTGGCACTAGCGGGAATGCTCATTTAAAAGCAAATACAAAATTTAATGAATCACACAAAGTATGTAAGCATTTCTTTTTTACTCTGTTAAAGGACTCTATTATTTTTAAAAAGACGTATACGAGTGCCAATTTTTCAACAAAAGGCTTATTCGTAAACTTTGTTGCTAACGACACAAAGATGCATTGTAATAAAACTTGTGTATTATTTTGTGAACACATATTATATAGGTATCTTTTTGTACATACAGTATATTCTATTCAAAAACAACCTTAAACATGGCGGAAGATCTTGAAAATTGAGAAATTTTTCATTTTTAATGGAATTCTCATCTTATTTTCATGAGGATTTAGGAAACCTGAAGTAATATGGAAATGGCTGGTAAGAACGATTTTATCGTTGGCCCCAACCTTTACCCCCTTTTTATATTACTCATTATAAAGTTCCTTTTTTAAATCGGCCATGGAGCCGGTTTTTTTTTAGCCTGTTTTTATAGGTTTTTAATCCAATTCTCATTTGCCGTTGATATCATTTTGAAAATGCAATTGTAAACCATGCTATAAAAACTCCATTTTCTGTTTAAAATATAATGCCATAAAATTTTTAAAATGTCTCATTAACCCTTAAAATAAAAATAACTGAAGGGGATGATTCCCGATTTTAGTTAAACTTGGTTCTAAGCAGGTGATAGATAATGAAAAAGATACTTTTAGTTGAGGATGAAAAAAATCTGGCAAGATTTATTGAATTGGAATTAAAGCATGAGGGTTACGAAATCAAAGTGGCCTACGATGGACGTGAAGGATTAGAAGCTGGTATTAATGAACAATGGGATGTTATCCTATTGGACTTAATGCTTCCAAGCCTTAATGGACTTGAAGTATGCAGAAGGATAAGGGCTGAAAAAGAAACTCCTATTATTATGCTTACAGCCAGAGACAGCGTAATGGACAGGGTATCCGGACTTGACCACGGTGCAGATGATTATATCGTTAAGCCTTTTGCTATAGAGGAATTATTGGCGAGGCTGAGAGCGATTTTCAGAAGGATTGAAAGCAAGGATGTAAAGACAAGCTTCACCACTTTTACTTTCCGTGATCTTGTAGTTGAAAAAGAAAGCAGGGTTGTGAGAAAAGGAAATGAGATTATAGAAGTAACAAAAAGGGAATACGATCTTTTGCTCACATTGCTTGAAAACAAAAATATCGTGATGACGAGGGAAGCATTGTTGAATAAAGTGTGGGGTTATGAGACCGAAGTTGAAACAAATGTAGTAGATGTGTATATAAGGTATTTGCGGAATAAGATTGATACACAGGGTGAAGACAGCTATATTCAAACGGTTCGCGGAACCGGGTACGTGATGCGCGAATGAGTCATATACAAAAATGGGTTAAAAGAAGTTCTTTAAAAGTTAAATGGTCCATTGGTGCAAGTTCTGCCATCTTTATCACATTCTTCTTATTTAGCTGCCTTCAATACAATTTTATCAGTAAATGGCTTCTTCATGAGGAACAAACCAGTGTGAATGAAGTACTGGATGAATTGGAAAACAGGGGACCATTTATCACAATGGATGATTTATTGGACAGCAAGGATATCATTAAGCAGGTAATGGAGAAGGACCAAACCATTCGAATTCTGGATAAATCTGGAAAGGAGCTTCTGTCTGTAAAAAGCAAGGATTCTTCCCCATTTTATATCCCATTTCAGCCTGTTTCAAAGAATACCACCGTTTTAATTAAAACCGATAAAGATGAGATTTATGTAGGACGTGGACCTATTCATACGAGGAAATTCAGCGGTTATGTAGAAGTGGTCTATCCTTTATATACCTACCACCGCCTCATGCGCAATTTATTAGTTGTCATGGCATTTTTTGGTGCCATCTCTCTTGTATTGAGCGGCCTTTTTGGATTTATCATGGCTAAAAATTTTTTAAAGCCTTTGCAGAAGCTTGCTTCTGCCATGCAAAGCATACGGAAAAAAGGGTTTCAAGCCAGAATGGAGCCAAACGGTTCAAACGATGAGCTGGGGGACTTAACGAATATCTTTAATGAAATGATGGATAAAATCGAACTGTCCTTTATCCAGCAGAAACAATTCGTTGAAGATGCATCACATGAATTGCGTACACCCGTTCAGATTATGGAAGGGCATTTGAACCTATTGAATCGATGGGGCAAAAATAATCCAGATATACTGGAAGAATCCTTATCCGCCTCCTTGCAGGAATTGGATCGTATGAAAAAACTTGTACAGGAGCTATTGGACTTATCGAGGGCAGAGCAGCCGAACCAG is a genomic window containing:
- a CDS encoding response regulator transcription factor; this encodes MKKILLVEDEKNLARFIELELKHEGYEIKVAYDGREGLEAGINEQWDVILLDLMLPSLNGLEVCRRIRAEKETPIIMLTARDSVMDRVSGLDHGADDYIVKPFAIEELLARLRAIFRRIESKDVKTSFTTFTFRDLVVEKESRVVRKGNEIIEVTKREYDLLLTLLENKNIVMTREALLNKVWGYETEVETNVVDVYIRYLRNKIDTQGEDSYIQTVRGTGYVMRE
- a CDS encoding MFS transporter, which produces MKQNDSQIETNGSGESEIHQKRWAIVALSSIPLIMTLGNSMLIPVLPLMEKKLDISRLQSSYIITVFSVVAIFLIPVAGYLSDRFGRKIVIIPSLIIAGLGGLLSGWASWKMDSPYGLILTGRILQGIGAAGGAPIVLPLVGDMFKKDKDVSSTLGIIETSNTFGKVLSPILGSFLAGFIWFLPFFGFPVFCLISVLSIIFLVKKPSKEEKGTTFKEFLKNTKEVFHVESKWLLSVFAIGAILMLILFAVLFYLSNVLEDNYHFHGVKKGFLLAIPLAALCLASFIAGKVINDNMVVMKWITFSSIILTGISTLAVSFSDQFIYLLIVFLICGIGIGASLPCLDALINQAIEKEVRGTISSLYSSMRYIGVAAGPPLMAYFMNHNPTLLFIIFAVLCLIAGGLTFKAVRPETDPNKKTTATSS
- a CDS encoding HAMP domain-containing histidine kinase, which produces MSHIQKWVKRSSLKVKWSIGASSAIFITFFLFSCLQYNFISKWLLHEEQTSVNEVLDELENRGPFITMDDLLDSKDIIKQVMEKDQTIRILDKSGKELLSVKSKDSSPFYIPFQPVSKNTTVLIKTDKDEIYVGRGPIHTRKFSGYVEVVYPLYTYHRLMRNLLVVMAFFGAISLVLSGLFGFIMAKNFLKPLQKLASAMQSIRKKGFQARMEPNGSNDELGDLTNIFNEMMDKIELSFIQQKQFVEDASHELRTPVQIMEGHLNLLNRWGKNNPDILEESLSASLQELDRMKKLVQELLDLSRAEQPNQIIRDQNTNALHKLQQIIKNFELIHEDFIFNLHCDPKMDTDVKINENHFEQIMIIVLDNAVKYSDDVQKVNITLKEENQFLHIDIQDYGVGIPSVDLPNIFHRFYRVDKARSREKGGNGLGLAIAKQIIESYSGKVYARSKVGEGTTITFILPKIR
- a CDS encoding MOSC domain-containing protein; the protein is MEIISLSIGMPKEVDYNGLMVTTGIQKKTVQEAVLTVDGFNEDGVANTNFHGGPDRAVCFYPFEHYKQWEREFNVPFHPPAFGENLTVTGMVEQDLYIGDILQVGETILQITQPRVPCSTISWQNKNTLLLKRLVHTCFTGYFTRVLQEGIIFSDSKVVKLEESPKKITVFNVLHTYMHDARNKEAVDSILEVDTLAPAMRQMLEKKRTPSS
- a CDS encoding alpha/beta fold hydrolase — its product is MPYVQHDDRRLFYEIMGSGVPILFIHPPGMGRKTFQKQESLQAFYRLIFMDLSGHGESSCPQRLTLQTFIDDVEAIRSHLNIENFYLFAYSAGGIVAQEYAIQFRNRVKGLMLSGGYPKVMSKRLEAEHHIGIWMAEKHPVWLSRLLSYSHFSEKERQKEIFQQMLKTDPQVWMQFYQISLQYDCLDRISSIKARMMLLYGTQADSVNYHARFYPNIIDTEIIFIPHAEHQLPTRKSLQVNQFIDQFIKNQELFNDKNIM
- a CDS encoding thioredoxin domain-containing protein, producing MEKESFEDQEVADVLNEHYISIKVDREERPDVDSIYMNVCQMLTGQGGWPLNVFLTPDQKPFYAGTYFPKESKYGRPGLMDVLPQLSERYQNDLLDIVRIADKITNALNERSMLQPGTDVAEETIHQAYQQIAQSFDTIYGGFGPAPKFPMPHQLMFLLRYFKWTGTELALTMVERTLDSMMNGGIYDQIGGGFSRYSTDMMWLVPHFEKMLYDNALLLYTLSETYQITRDPRLKKTATELVAFIEREMTSPNGSFYSALDADSEGIEGKYYVWDEHDIFAILDNTLAELFCEVYDISPEGNFEGKSIPNKISSRIEKIAAARNEPIQQLEEKLENAKKQLLKEREKRVYPHLDDKVLTSWNGLMMAALAKAGAVFQEKSYILKASKAAAFIESNLWTGTQLYARFRDGEVKYAAYLDDHAYLLWGYLDLYEAAGDACFLEKAIQLKEIMFDRFWDAKEGGFYFTDDTSETLISREKQGYDGALPSGNSVAALQLWKLSKLIGDEDLLRKVENLLSAFQKEMESYPGGMVYMLQAPLSMFGGGKEIFVSGNDPVKREQFLNEFKSFFFPFDSCVEVDPKANIVISAWKDKMNPKEEFALYICENYACQFPLTSLEEGLKTLAP